The DNA segment TTTCATAATGGTTGGCGTTTTTAAAAAGATCCGGGATATTTATTTTGAACGGGTCAACAGAACTGGGTTCTTTGAGAAGCTGAATAACTTGTGTTAATGTTTTAACCGGATAAACAGGGATTTTTTTAGCCATCGCGGCTTCGGCGGCGTTGCGGTAAGGCAGGATCAATCCGCGGAATTTATTGGAGAAAGCAGACATGGCAACTGATAAAGCCCCTGTTACCGGACGTATCTGCCCGTCTAAGGCAAGTTCGCCTAAGATGATGTATTCGCCAAGTGATGAGCTGTCGATTTGATTGGTCGCGGCCAGTATTCCCAGAGAAATAGCCAGGTCGAAAGAAGGGCCTTCCTTTTTGATATCAGCTGGGGCCAGGTTGACGGTAATGCGTTCAGCGGGAAATTTGTATCCGCTATTTTTGATAGCTGAGCGGACGCGTTCCTTGCTTTCTTTGACGGCATTATCCGGAAGTCCGACAACAGTTACGCTGGGAAGTCCATGAGCGACATCAACTTCGATCGTTAATGGATAAGCGTCAAGGCCGCAAACACCAAAACTCTGTATTTTTGATAACATAACCTGTGAAAAATTTTGGAATTTTTGAGGCGGGCGGGGAGAAAAGGGAAAATGCCTTGCTTTTTTAATAGTGCCTACTTATAATGTACACTAACATAATTCGAAGTTTACGTCAAGTAAGTCAAAAGAGGCTAAATTAATGGTAGCGCAGGATTTTCTAAGCGATATTGTTCGCAATAAGATACTGATCATTACCTTTGCGGCATGGATTTTCGCGCAATGTATTAAGGTTTTTCTGGGCGTTATTAGAGAAAAAAGGTTTAATTTTCGCTGGTTCATCGGAACCGGCGGCATGCCGTCTAGCCATGCGGCCGGGGCAACAGCCTTAGCAACAACCTGTGGATTAACGCTGGGATTTGCTTCTCCCGTATTTGCCCTAGCAACAGTCTTTGCGTTGGTTACCATGTTTGATGCTCAAGGCGTTCGCCGGGAAACCGGACAACAAGCGACCATCCTTAATAAAATCCTGGAAGATATTTACTGGAAGGGAAAAATCGAGTCTGATCGGCTGAAGGAGCTGATCGGGCATACGCCGGTTCAGGTTTTTGTCGGGTCTTTATTCGGGCTTTTTGTCGCGCTTATTATGTATTGAACAATAAATAGGGAGGCAATGCAGTGAAAAAAAATTTGATCCTTGTTATTGTGGTCGTTCTTGTTATCGGAGCCTTAGGGTTCTTTCTAGCTTCTGGAAAAGGCGGATCAAGCTCTGACCGTCCGACACCCGCCAATCAGCTGTATCAAAAAGCCTGCGAACTTGAATCTCAAAATGAAATATTAGAAGCTATCGATATCTGCAAGAATATCATTGCTGACTTCCCTAATTTTTCCGATATCAACACTGTCCAAAAGAAATTAGAAGATCTTAACTTAAGGCTCATCCTTTCCGCGACCGAAACTCCTAAAACAGCCTCCTATGAAGTAAAACCCGGAGATTCTTTAGCTAAAATCTCTAAAGAGTTCAACGTGACCGTAGACCTGATCAAAAAAAGTAATAATTTGACTAGCGAT comes from the Candidatus Omnitrophota bacterium genome and includes:
- a CDS encoding divergent PAP2 family protein, with protein sequence MVAQDFLSDIVRNKILIITFAAWIFAQCIKVFLGVIREKRFNFRWFIGTGGMPSSHAAGATALATTCGLTLGFASPVFALATVFALVTMFDAQGVRRETGQQATILNKILEDIYWKGKIESDRLKELIGHTPVQVFVGSLFGLFVALIMY